In Chaetodon trifascialis isolate fChaTrf1 chromosome 8, fChaTrf1.hap1, whole genome shotgun sequence, the DNA window TAGGAGTCGGATCTTTTCTCCATGCCCCAAGCAAGCACGTCCCCAATATTCCCTCCCTTCCAGGCAGGGAGGCCGGAACGGGAAGGTGAGGACAAGCGCTGACACTTGGAGGTTCTGGAtagtgaggagcagaggggcAGCGACTCATTGCTGCCTTTGCGCTTTTGGGAAAGACTACAGTGGTCATAGCCcatcaccttctgctgaatccCTGGGGGCCTCCCTCTGCTGTGGGGGGAGCGGTTGAGAGGAGGACATGGCTTCTTTCCATGTGGGAAGGTACCATTTACTGGCCCTTGAGAGGAGGGTACGTGCGTCTGGCCCTTCTCATAGAAGGGGGTGTCCCTGATGAATTTGGAGGATTTGTCAGCACCACTGTGTGAAACCTTGGCAGCTTTCTGTGCTGCGGGTGCATCATGCATAACTTCCACCTCTGTTAGCTGAGCTTTGCTGGGCCGCCCGACAGGGTTGCGCCGTCGGCCAGGCCCAAGGCTCACAGAGGTGGTGGAAGAAGGTGGTTTGGTACTGTGAGCACCGTGCTGACTGCTTTTGGTTTCCAGTTGTCCCTGGGAGGTAGACTCAAGGCGGAGGCAGCCAGTGGATTTGGAGGGTCTGGCCCCAGTCCTGACAGGTGATCCAACAGTCGGAGCTGTGGCGTGATGCAACCTGAGACCTGATGATACTTGAGGCATTTTCCTGTAAGTTAGGAGGAAAAACATGACACTGGTTAGATATTTTCATGTACTCTGAAGTGGTTTTTGTGCATCAGCTAaagtctcattttgttttgagaCAGATTATCCAGCAGCTGATTCTCCCAAAATGTTAGCTATCTTCCCCGTGATCAAGTCTGATCAACCAGCAGCTTAAAATTAAGCCTTGCTATGTAATAACCTGGAGAAAAGAAACCAGACCGAGCTGAAGGGTAGTGCCCTGTAGTGTGTACAGTGTCTAGCTCAAGGACAGACACTTGCAGATACTGGATCCTGGCTAGGTGTCTCCCGACTCACAGAGCATCTCTTTTCTTCACCTTTCAGTGCTCCAGTAGGTGACAGTTCTGGTAAGTACAGATGTGTGATACTCACTTCCACAAGTGTGTGCTGACATGGTGCTCCAACATGGCACCAAGGGCAAACCGTAGGTGGTGCCAACGCCGGTCGAATGTGAAGATGCTGCAGCCTAATGTGCGGCATCCAAAAGTGCACACctacagagcagaaacaggttTATGTACGGAcccccttttcattttcattttgtaaatttatcacaaaccctaaccctaaccttctACACTGATCTTCAAACAAAACTATAGCTGAACAAACACTTGCACACTCACCCCGAGAGGTTTGGGGTGCCAGGGTGTGGCAGGCAGGTCTGTGGCTTCCTCCTGCTCATCGTTTTCACTCTCCTCACTTGACAGCAGGCTCTGGTTGAAGGGATAGGGAGGCTGTACCTCCACATCCACAGTGCtgtcaccctcctcctctggaaAGCTGCTTGATGAATCCCTGGACCAGCAAAAGGCAAAAGAATACAAATGCAAGTGATGCTTTATGCAAGAGATCAGCGCAAGAGCACCAGATTCTACGTGGAAAAGAATGACTCTGATAGAAACACATTAACATCAGGATGGCCCTATCTGGGTGATGATCTCCAGCGTATTTTGGTGAAGTAAttaaactttgaaaaaaaaaaaaaaaaaaaaaacctcatacCTGAGAATATGACAGTTGCTGTTGAAGTTGTATTTACTGCCCTGAGTTGCTGCTTTCTCTTCAAAAGCTTCCGAATGTTGCTCTTTGTCTTTTGATTTGACAAGAAGCTGCTCCATATCTCGACCTGCCGAGGCCGTTCTCTGCTCCATTACCAACTGATCAAAGGTCTTAGTCCTTCCCAtcactttctgctgctgg includes these proteins:
- the atxn7l2b gene encoding ataxin-7-like protein 2b, giving the protein MAALDRRNPNLDDFVGLSWSCWVDRVNILPSDANCEDSSKHVKNRSEAMTLRKEDMHIYGHCPARDEIYLVVCSHCGQVVKPQALEKHCERRHGALMKMCGQSSALAPQQRPRPGRPPSHLSSSRERQKDGRCHEASASASSPAALPVHQHRPTKTQKEAVSFPSVETFPQDNPPPPQHSSSMPRPRVPSWHSAPRPPGPCSSSTSPSERPSVPKHTIGQSSKSHSPLRGTRTYSRIYKITDKKECDLNKHCRVLDPERKKLCSRELICSTDSIHQQQKVMGRTKTFDQLVMEQRTASAGRDMEQLLVKSKDKEQHSEAFEEKAATQGSKYNFNSNCHILRDSSSSFPEEEGDSTVDVEVQPPYPFNQSLLSSEESENDEQEEATDLPATPWHPKPLGVCTFGCRTLGCSIFTFDRRWHHLRFALGAMLEHHVSTHLWKKMPQVSSGLRLHHATAPTVGSPVRTGARPSKSTGCLRLESTSQGQLETKSSQHGAHSTKPPSSTTSVSLGPGRRRNPVGRPSKAQLTEVEVMHDAPAAQKAAKVSHSGADKSSKFIRDTPFYEKGQTHVPSSQGPVNGTFPHGKKPCPPLNRSPHSRGRPPGIQQKVMGYDHCSLSQKRKGSNESLPLCSSLSRTSKCQRLSSPSRSGLPAWKGGNIGDVLAWGMEKRSDS